The genome window TCTCTACGATTTATTTGACCGTGTAGCAAACTCGTGCGAACGAGGTTCGCGTCTCGGCAGGTGCGTCATGGCATGCGTGGACGTGACTGGCGTCACATCTCTACTGTTTTTTTGACCGTGTAGCAAACTCGTGCGAACGAGGTTCACGTCTCGCAGCTCCTTCATTCTTGTGGCCTCGGTCGTCGAGACTAGGGGGTAGTCACTCGCGCTTTACAAAAAGACCCAGGCTTGCAGCGTAGCCGTGGAGCAGCGTGCGGTTCTTGCTCGGGCCAAATTCGCCGTTACAAAACAGCCCGACGATGGGGAGATCGGGGTAGATGTCGTGGATCATGCTGACATCGTGATCAGGCACGCCGTAGAGTGAGGTGCCTCGGCCGATACAGTCGCACAGGCAACTCCCGTAGATGGTGCGATTTGCTAACTCTTTGGCTTTGGCTTGTAGGTGCTGTTCGAAGTCTGCAGATGCGGTGCTGGCATCGCGAATTTGAAATTGAAGGTTCTGGCCGATGCGCAGGGGAGTCGCGATGGCGACGGCTCCGGTTTTAGGGTCAATGGCCGCTAGGTTGCGGACGAGGAAGTCGCCGGTTCGAAAGTTGTTTTTGTATTCATCGAGGACGAGTCCAATGAAGATGTTGCCGCGGGCTTGTAGTTGCTCTTTTTGTGACAGGCCCTCTAGGGTGTCGCGTAAGACTTCCAGAATCGGGCGGTTGCCGATTTGGTGTATCACATTGTCATGCGCCTGTGTGACTGTCCACGGTGAGCCGACGGGGCGACAGCCTTGTGAAACGAGCGGTTCAATGGTTACGGCTCCTTCGAGTCCGAGTGCGACTGCGCCCTCTGTGAGCACGGATCCATTGAGGTATAGGGTGGATTCACGGTCATTGGGAGCCGCGCAGGCGAATCCGCCGATCGTGGTGTGGTGCTCAGTGGCTTGATCCCAGTCTGGTAGCCATGCTTCGTTGCCAATGCTTTCGGAGGAGGCAAATAGGGTCCATGCGTTAACAGCTTGTGGATTTGCCCCGAGGGCGGCGCGTAGTTTTTCGACGCGATTGGTAGTGCCGAAGGATTCGAGTGGTAGGTGTATCGCGCGCACCTGTGTCTCGGGCAGATGGTAGAGTGCGATGCAGAAGCCGGCTTCATTTTCGATTTCCTGCTGATCGGCGATTAAGCCGCTGGCTGAGCAACCGACGATCGTAGGGGCGTGTGCATAGATCTGCACGATTTCCATGATCTCTTTGGCGTGTCTACTACATTCGGGTGTGGTAAATAGCTGCGCGAAGGTGGGCTGGTCGACTAGGATGTCCCTTTGTGCGGTTGCCCAGTTCTCAACCTCCACTTCGTTAAAGGGTAGGTTGAAAAACTTTACGACGCTGTGACCAGTGAGAACGGACATAAGGGAATGCTCATTGCATAAGAAGTTGTCTTTACACATAGCGGGTATTAACCTGTGTGACGATTAAAATTTTTAAGTCTGTGAATGAGCCTGACCGATAACATTTCTGCTGAGTCTGATGCGTTAAGAGAGCAACTGACTGCTTTGCAGGCAGAGAACGCAGTGTTGCGCAATGCGCTCGATGTGACTGCCTTGGGTGTGTGGTCTTGGGATTTGGATGATACGATTACGTGCGATGCGCGGGCAAGTGGCTTGATTGGTGTGCCTTTTGGGCAAGCGCTGGCAGTGGCAGATTTCTTGGTGCGCTTTGAGGAAGACGCGCATCGTCGATTACTGGATGCTTTTGATCGTGCGCAGCGGCAGACCGGCGAGTTTGACGAGTTGTTTGAATTAGAAGTGCGATTTCATGGGAAGGGGCGGTGGTTGCGTATGCAGGGGCAATTGAGCGCTGATGCTCGGATGCTTTCTGGCACGTGCTGCCTCGTTGCGGAAGTGTCTGGCGGGAGTGACGCTGGGGATGCGTTTGGAATTGGTTCGCCCCAGTTATGTATGGCAAAGTTTTTGCCTCTGTCTTCGGAGATTCATTTGGAGCAGGATTACGATGGTTACGTTCAATGGGTGAACCCTGTGTGTCGTTCTGTGCTGGGGTTTGAGCCGTTGGAGCTACAGGGGCACCTGTATTGGGATTTCTTACACGCGGATGATTTGGCACGCACGCGGCAATTAGTGGAGCAGGTAATTGGATTGGCTGGAGCTGCGGGGGAGTTGTTTGAAAATAGGTTTCGCTGTAAAAATGGGAACTACATCTGGTTGTCGTGGCGTTATGTGGTGAATACTCATGAGCGGCGTATCTATGCCATTGCGCGTGATGTGACTGTGATGAAGGCTCAGCAGGAGCGTCTTACTGCGACTCTGGAGCAGGTGAAGGATTCGAATGCAGAGTTACAAAGCTTTGCTTCAGTGGCCTCACATGATTTGCGTGAGCCGTTACGTATGATCAGTAGTTACTTGAGGTTACTGCAGGAGCGCTCGCCAGACTTACTGGATGCACGTGCACAGCGTTATATCAATTATGCCTGCGAGGGCGCGGATCGAATGCGTGGGTTGATTGAAGACTTACTATCGTATTCACGCCTGGGGCGTTCTGAGCGTAGTTTCGAGCCAGTCGCATTGGATGATGTGCTTGAGGGCGCTATTAGTAATTTAGAAGTCGCGATTAAGAATGTCGGAGCGGAGGTGACCGTGGATATCAATAATTCGCCAGTGGTGTTGGGGGATCGCAATCGATTGATTCGCTTGTTTCAAAATCTGTTGGCCAACTCGATTAAGTTTCATCGGGAAGGCAGCATGCCGCGTGTGGCAGTCGGTTTTGCGGATGGTCATATTGCAGGGGAACCTGAGCGTTGGGTGGTGTCGATTCAAGATAATGGAATCGGTATACACGCAGATCATCAGGATTTACTCTTTAATGTGTTTCGTCGGCTCAATACACGCGACGAGTTTGATGGCTCAGGGATTGGTCTGGCTGTTTGTAAGAAGATCGTGGAGCAACATCACGGTCGGATCTGGGTGGCCTCTGAAGTAGATAAGGGGAGCACCTTTTATGTGACGCTTGCTAAGCTGGAGACGTCTTCGATAAGAGGTTGATTTGTGAGCCTGAATAGAGCTTTATAGGGATTATATTATATGACTATGGTGAAGGAATCGGAAGAGCATATTCGGATATTACTATTCGAGGATAATTCAGCTGATGCTGACCTGGTGAATGAGTATCTGGAACTATCAAATCTCAGTTTTGATATTAGCTTAGTGAAACGCCTTGCGGATGGAGTGCAGGCGTTGCAAGAAAAGACTTTTGACCTCGTGTTGTTGGACCTGTCTTTGCCTGACAGTTCTGGGATTGATACCTTGGAGGCGGTGTCCGCTGTCGCTCGCGATGAGGTGATTATCGTGCTGACTGGAGCGGATGATGAGCAGCTGTCGTTGGAGGCACTGAAGGCTGGAGCGCAAGACTATCTGTTTAAGGATCGTTTGAGCGGTGAAGTGCTACGCCGCTCGATTCGTTATGCGATCGAGCGGTCGAATCTTTTGAATCGTGCGGAGGCGCATGCCAGGGAGGTGCAGCATAATGCCGTGCTGTTGCGTCGGATCTTTGATGCGAATGTCGACGCCATGTTGATTTTGACTGAGGGCTATGAGATTAAGTTTCTCAACCCAGCAGCGGCTAAGCTCTTGGAGGCAGATGCAGAGTCACTGGTCGGAGAGGTCTTCCCGTTTGAGGTGGAGCGTGGGGCCTGTATTGAGCTAGAGATTCCAGCGGGGGATAATAGCACACGCATCGTCGAATTGCACGCAGTGGATTTGGTGTGGGAAGGTGAGAATGCCTTACTCGTGAGTCTACGCGATGTGACTTTGCGCCGTTGTGCAGAGCTTGGTTTACGCCGAGAGACAGAGCGCCTCGCTGTGACACTTGATTCGATCGCCGACGCAGTGATTGCCGTGAGCCCCGATGGTGTGATTGAGCGAATGAATCAAGCTGCATCGGCGATGACTAGTGTGAGTTTGGAAACGGCGTGCGGGCGTCGGCTCGGAGATGTGTTGAAGCTGCGGCACCCCCAAACTGGCAATTTAATCACAGACCCTATTGGAGTATTGTTATCGAGTGAGTGCGCCGAAATCGCACCTGAGCTAGGCATTCCATTATCGAAGGGAGATGGCTCAGAGGTCTTAGTGGCTGTTGAAGTTCGTAGCATCTTAGAGGACGATTCGATGGACCATGGTTGTGTGGTCGTGTTGCGTGATGTGACGACACAGAAACGTGCGGAGGAGGACCTGCTCCAGACTGAGAAGTTGCATTCGATTAGTTTATTGGCCGGTGGGATTGCGCACGATTTTAATAACATTCTGACTGCTGTTTTGGGGAATATCTCAATGGTGCGTATGAGTATGAGCGAGCGAGACCCAGGTTCGGGGAAACTGCTTGCTGCGGAGACAGCTGCGTTACAGGCGACCTCATTAACGCAGCAGTTACTTACTTTCTCGAAGGGGGGCACGCCGAATTTGGAAGCGACTACGATCGATCAATTGGTTGAAGATAGTGCCAAGTTCATACTTCGTGGTTCGAATGTGAAATGCGAAGTGCATAAGGATGCGAACCTTTGGGCAGTCGATGCGGATAAGGGGCAAATCAGCCAAGTGGTGAATAATCTCATTATCAATGCCGACCAAGCGATGCCAGATGGTGGGATTATTTGCCTGAGTTTGACTTGTGAGCACATTCGCCGCGGGATGCTTCCTCCGCTCGCGCCGGGTGATTATGTCTGTATCGCAGTGCAAGATCAGGGTGTTGGTATTACCCCAGAGAACTTGAAGCGTATCTTCGATCCATATTTCACCACAAAGAAAAATGGCAATGGCCTAGGCCTTGCATCCTCCTATTCGATTATTAAGAGCCACAATGGTCTGCTGACTGTCGATTCTGTAGTATCGGAAGGCACCACATTTAAGGTGTATTTACCAAAGGCGATCGAAGCCGTGGCATCGGCTCCTGTGGAGCAGGACGAGGACAACCGGATATATCAAGGCCATGGCCGCATTCTGGTCATGGACGATATGGAGGCCATGATGATGGTGGCCGGAGAGATCTTGCAGGTGCTAGGCTATGAGGTGGAATTTTCGACCAATGGTGATGAAGCGATTGAGGCTTATAAAAAAGCAAAAGAAGCGGGTAATCCATTCGATGCAGTGGTCTTTGATTTGACTGTGCCAGGCGGAATGGGTGGTGAAGAGGCTTGTCGTATCTTAAACGAGTATGATCCTGATATCATTGCGGTGGCTTCTAGTGGCTACTCAACTTCAAATGTGATGTCCGAGTTTGAGGCTGCTGGATTTAAGGCTGTCGTGCCTAAGCCATACCGCATCAAGGACATGAGTGCAGCCTTACATCGTATCTTAAAATAGTTATTGATGGTTGGTCCTTGAACTGTCTTCAGTAGGGTTACTGAAGGGGGCGATAAGTAAAAGTCATTAGGTGCGCTAAACTTGAAGTTTTCCTTGATTAGGCCAACTTATCTCATACTGTTTAAGAAAATTTGGTTAGTATAGAGGGTAGTAGTGAGGTCCGGGCGCTGGGTAGGCGTCCGGGCCTTTTTCGTTTGAAATAGCCTCTGATTCGTCCTTGCAGGGGCAATCCGGCTATTCTTTATTGGCTGAGTTAGGCGTGTTTTACGAATTTAGACTCGCTGTTTTTTATTATAGAAATGCCCAACGAAAATTTAGAAATGAGCTCGCAGTTAGATCCCGAAACACGGAAATCTTTATTACGTGTTCTATGGCGTAGTCGCCTTGGTGACCTGCGTGAGCAGAGCCTGATTCGCCAGGGGAAGGGCTGGTTTCATATTTCAGGTATGGGGCACGAGGCACTTGCAGGTATCGCGCTGCATCTCGAAGCCGATGACTATGCGTTCCCGTATTATCGTGATCGCGCATTTTGCACGCAGCGTGGCATGAGTGATTACGATTTGGCGCTCGCGTTTTATGCGAAGCGGGACTCGTCCAGCGGTGGTCGTCAATTGACGGGGCACTTTAGTGATCGTAAATTGAATATTTGGAGCCATCCATCGCCGGTGGGTGTGCATTTGTTACCCGCTTGTGGTGCGGCATGGGGGATCCAACTCGATGGTAAGCCCAATGTAGTGTATGCATCGTTGGGTGAAGCGTCTGCGCGACAAGGCGATTTTTACGAAGCGGTCTGCTTTGCTAAAGAGCGGAAGTTGCCGATGGTTTTTGTGGTGCAGGATAATCGCATCGCAATCAGCACATCGACGACGCAAACGAATCCGATCGCACTGGGAGTGCTGGATCGTAGCGAGTGGATACGAGTGGATGGCAGTGATGTCGAGGCAGTGGCAGAGGCTGGCCGAGTCGCGGTGGAGCAGGCTCGATCCGGGCAAGGACCTGCTTTTATATGGTGTGATGTGGAGCGATTCTCAAATCACTCCAGTGCCGATGATCAACGGATGTATCGCGCCGCAGATGAGCTCGAAGCGATGCATGAGCGCGATCCGATCAGTTTATTTCAAAGCCAACTCATTGCAGATGGTATACTCACAGAGGCTGAGGCGACTGCTCAGGAGGAGAAACTGCGCGAAGCGATCCGTGCCGAGTATCGCCGTGCTAACGGTCAAACGGATCCATTGGGCGAAGAGTGCGCCTTACATTTGACTGGTTCAGCCAATCCCGCCCCTGCGGCGGACATTCAATTGGATGCACCGTGCCGCATGCTCGATGCGGTGAATCGCACCTTTCACGCAGCGATGGATGCACTGCCGGACGTGGTCTTCTTTGGTGAAGATATCGCTGATCCAAAAGGCGGAGTGTTTAATTTAACGAAAGGCCTATCGACGAAGGATCCGGAGCGTGCGGTGAATTCGCCCTTGGCAGAGTCCACCATCATGGGGGTCGCCGTCGGCTTGGCTTCGTATGGAAAGCGTCCTTGTTTCGAGATTCAATTTGTTGATTTTATCTATCCGGGGTGGAACCAGTTGGTGTCTAATATGGCGACACTGCGTTGGCGCAGTTTTGGGCAATGGAAGTGCCCCTTGGTGATTTACGCACCCTGCGGTGGCTATCTCCCGGGCGGTGCTTTATGGCATAGTCAGGCGGGAGAGGCGTCTTTTGCGCGTGTGCCTGGCATTCGGGTGGTCGTGCCATCGACCCCTGGCGATGCTGCGGGACTTTTCTGGACTGCACTGCATGGCGAGGACCCTACGATTATTCTCCTGCCGAAGCATTTGATGTGGGCGGAGTTGCCTGCGCCGAAGTCGGTTGAAGCGATTCCACTTGGGCAAGCGCGACTGGTGCGTTCTGGGGAGTTGCTCACGCTGGTCACTTGGGGGAATTGTGTCGAGTTAGTCGAAGAGACTTTAGAGGCGATGAACTCCAACCTCGATGTTGAACTGATCGATCTGCGCTCGATAGCACCCTGGGATAAAAAGGCGGTGGCCGCGTCTGTGCGCAAGACGGGCCGCTTATTAATCGTCCAAGAAGACAACATTAGCGCGAGTGTAGGCCAAATGATCGTCGCAGAGATGTGCAGCGACCATACGGTGCTGCAATGCTTGAAAACGCCCCCAGTGATCGTGTCCAAAGACGATGTGCATGTGGGCTTTAATCCGATTTATGAATACGCCGCGCTTCCTGACCAAGCGCGAATCACTGCCGCCTTGGATCGCTTGCTTTCGACGACCTTGGAGTCTTCGCTCCAGTCGAAGGCGGGGGCAATGGAATCGATCCAAACACCTATTGAAGACTCTATGACTGCTGAATCGAACAATGCTCCGAGTGCGACCAAAATGATCACTGTCCCGATTCTCGGCGAGGGGATCCGCGTCGCACGCGTCGTTTCGATCTTGAAGGAAGCTGGTGAGGCGGTGAAAGCCGACGATCCGCTCTGTGAAGTGGAGACGGATAAGGCCGTATTCCCGATCGAATGTGATGAGGATGGCATTCTTGGCGAGTGGTTGATCGCCGAGGAGGACGAAGTTTCCGTTGGACAAGAATTGGTTCCGCTTCAGATGTCGGGGGCTGCGGCTGTCGCTGTGAAGGCTGCACCTGTTGTAGCTGCGGGAGGCGCTGTGCTGAAGAAAACAGCAGGTCTTTCCTTAGAGGCGGTCAAATCCTTGCAGGGCATCATTCCTGCTACGATTGAGATGACTTGCCGTTGGGAAGCGGTTCGCGACGCACGTTTACGTAGTAAGGAAACCTCCGGTGGCACGCTTTCGACTGCGACGATGGCTGCTTGGGCAGTGGTGCAGGCGATGCATAAACATGAGCGCTTCGCCTCAATTATTCGTGGCGAAGAGTTGATCTATGATCCGGATCGTTTTGATCTTGGTATGGCCGTGGCGTTACCTGGTGATGCGCTGGAGACTGCGGTCGTGAAGAGCGCAAACACCATGGAGTGGGATGTGTTCACAGACGTATTCAACAATTCACTACGTCGCACGCGCCATGGCGAGGTGGATTCGAAGAATCGTGTGTCGCTTTCGATCTCTAGCATGGGTGCTTACAATGTCCGCTCTGCGATTCCAATCGTGGTGCCACCTTCGGTTGCGACGATATTTATCGGTGCGCCTTATACGCTACCAGATCCTAAGTCTAAAGATGGTAGCATGATGGAGGTGGCCTCTTTGGTGCTCACCTTCGATCATCGTTGGATCAATGGCGTGGGTGCTGCTGCCTTCTTATCAGAGGTGCGCAAGGGCATCGAACGTTTCGATCTCGTCTAAGCGAAGCTTAGCGTTCGAGGCGTGTCGAGCGGGCAAATGTTTTTAGGAAGATTTCGACGTGTCGTGACAGACCGTCGAGCGTTGCCTGCGGTAGTTGTCGTTTTTCGACGATGTCGGAAAATCCAGGTAGTTCCTCTGCGAGTCGCTGTGAGGTTGCTCGCTTAAAGCCCATCTTGTATTCTGGGAAGTCGCGCTTGGTAACGAGTTTTCGAGAGAGCACAATGACTTGGTGGTGCCGTGTGTCTTTTTCGATCTTGGCGAATAGTCGTTCGACGACGGTTTGTTCGCCTTCAATGACCTGAATGATGTTGCCATCGGAGTGGAGGAGTAGCCCAGTAATGTCGATCGCAGCATTGCGCTGCTGAGATTCCGAAAGAATCTGGAGCAGTGACTCTTCTGTGAGTTCCGGTTTCGCGGAGCTCAAATAGAGTAATTGAAATACGGATGCGGACATTGTGGGTGTATTCTTAATGCTAATAAAGAGCATTAATTGGCGTAATTTGCAAGATGCAAGCTGTTGAGCTTGTGTTGCTATCCAGCAGGGGCAAGGAAAACTTTTTGGCGAATACGGTTGTGCTCCACTTTTTCGGATGCAATCGGACTGGCTTGCTCTTTCTTGGAAACACGGCATCAATGCTATTTAAGTATGCTAGAGGGAATTACAGCTGGATTTATCCTGTCACTCGTGCTGTTCCCTGGGACGGTTTGGTTGGCTAAAGTCGGTGCTATTGGAACGAAGCGGCAAGTGTGCGCGGTTGGTCTGGGGTTTGCATTGTCCCAATTGATTTGGCTGTTTGTGTCGGTGCCTGGCTTGATGATGATGTCGAGGCATCTTTCTTTTTTACGCCTAGGCATGCATGTGTTTGCTGTGTTTGTGTTGGGCTACATGGCGGTTAAGTTTTTTCGCACAAGGCGAGTCGAGATGCTGGATGATACGGGGGATTTACCCTCGGCAACGATGCTGTTTCGCATCGCATTTAATCGCGCATTGGCGATGCCGATGCGCTTACCGACTGCGATGGCAGTGCTTCTGGCGACTGGAGTGTATGTGACTCACCCGCCGAGTTGGCAGCTCGTGCCGTCTGTCATGCTGGGTGGATTGATCGGTGTCAGTTGGTGGTGGGGGCAGATGACGTTTCTTTCTATATTTTTTGCAAAGCGGGTGCCTGATCATTATACGCTGAAGTCGCTGAATAAAATTCGACCTTTCTGTGGCGTGCTCTTTTGTTTTCTCGGTCTGATTGCTCTCTTTCTGGCGGGCTGATTCTTTATTTTTTGTATGCGCTTGTATCACTTAGTCTTCTCGTTGTGCCTTTTCATTGGTGTATTGCCGCTTTCTGCGCAGTCGAGTCGGTCGGGTGAATGGCGAGTCGAGCGCTTGCTAGGGTCGAGTCAGCTGTCGTTGGAATCGATTCGCACGTTGGTCGTTCCTGCGCAACCAGGTGCCGCCCTGTTGGCGGCGGTAGAAGATTTTCGTGAGGTATTTGCACTTCGCTACGGAGTGGACTTGGAAATCGTGACTGCAACTGAAAGCCGCCCGAAGTCTGCGATTTATTTGGGGGATTCTGGACGTGTTCGGTGTCGGGCGGGAGATGGTTCATTTTCGATCC of Lentimonas sp. CC4 contains these proteins:
- a CDS encoding FIST N-terminal domain-containing protein — protein: MSVLTGHSVVKFFNLPFNEVEVENWATAQRDILVDQPTFAQLFTTPECSRHAKEIMEIVQIYAHAPTIVGCSASGLIADQQEIENEAGFCIALYHLPETQVRAIHLPLESFGTTNRVEKLRAALGANPQAVNAWTLFASSESIGNEAWLPDWDQATEHHTTIGGFACAAPNDRESTLYLNGSVLTEGAVALGLEGAVTIEPLVSQGCRPVGSPWTVTQAHDNVIHQIGNRPILEVLRDTLEGLSQKEQLQARGNIFIGLVLDEYKNNFRTGDFLVRNLAAIDPKTGAVAIATPLRIGQNLQFQIRDASTASADFEQHLQAKAKELANRTIYGSCLCDCIGRGTSLYGVPDHDVSMIHDIYPDLPIVGLFCNGEFGPSKNRTLLHGYAASLGLFVKRE
- a CDS encoding ATP-binding protein → MSLTDNISAESDALREQLTALQAENAVLRNALDVTALGVWSWDLDDTITCDARASGLIGVPFGQALAVADFLVRFEEDAHRRLLDAFDRAQRQTGEFDELFELEVRFHGKGRWLRMQGQLSADARMLSGTCCLVAEVSGGSDAGDAFGIGSPQLCMAKFLPLSSEIHLEQDYDGYVQWVNPVCRSVLGFEPLELQGHLYWDFLHADDLARTRQLVEQVIGLAGAAGELFENRFRCKNGNYIWLSWRYVVNTHERRIYAIARDVTVMKAQQERLTATLEQVKDSNAELQSFASVASHDLREPLRMISSYLRLLQERSPDLLDARAQRYINYACEGADRMRGLIEDLLSYSRLGRSERSFEPVALDDVLEGAISNLEVAIKNVGAEVTVDINNSPVVLGDRNRLIRLFQNLLANSIKFHREGSMPRVAVGFADGHIAGEPERWVVSIQDNGIGIHADHQDLLFNVFRRLNTRDEFDGSGIGLAVCKKIVEQHHGRIWVASEVDKGSTFYVTLAKLETSSIRG
- a CDS encoding response regulator; amino-acid sequence: MVKESEEHIRILLFEDNSADADLVNEYLELSNLSFDISLVKRLADGVQALQEKTFDLVLLDLSLPDSSGIDTLEAVSAVARDEVIIVLTGADDEQLSLEALKAGAQDYLFKDRLSGEVLRRSIRYAIERSNLLNRAEAHAREVQHNAVLLRRIFDANVDAMLILTEGYEIKFLNPAAAKLLEADAESLVGEVFPFEVERGACIELEIPAGDNSTRIVELHAVDLVWEGENALLVSLRDVTLRRCAELGLRRETERLAVTLDSIADAVIAVSPDGVIERMNQAASAMTSVSLETACGRRLGDVLKLRHPQTGNLITDPIGVLLSSECAEIAPELGIPLSKGDGSEVLVAVEVRSILEDDSMDHGCVVVLRDVTTQKRAEEDLLQTEKLHSISLLAGGIAHDFNNILTAVLGNISMVRMSMSERDPGSGKLLAAETAALQATSLTQQLLTFSKGGTPNLEATTIDQLVEDSAKFILRGSNVKCEVHKDANLWAVDADKGQISQVVNNLIINADQAMPDGGIICLSLTCEHIRRGMLPPLAPGDYVCIAVQDQGVGITPENLKRIFDPYFTTKKNGNGLGLASSYSIIKSHNGLLTVDSVVSEGTTFKVYLPKAIEAVASAPVEQDEDNRIYQGHGRILVMDDMEAMMMVAGEILQVLGYEVEFSTNGDEAIEAYKKAKEAGNPFDAVVFDLTVPGGMGGEEACRILNEYDPDIIAVASSGYSTSNVMSEFEAAGFKAVVPKPYRIKDMSAALHRILK
- a CDS encoding thiamine pyrophosphate-dependent enzyme; this translates as MPNENLEMSSQLDPETRKSLLRVLWRSRLGDLREQSLIRQGKGWFHISGMGHEALAGIALHLEADDYAFPYYRDRAFCTQRGMSDYDLALAFYAKRDSSSGGRQLTGHFSDRKLNIWSHPSPVGVHLLPACGAAWGIQLDGKPNVVYASLGEASARQGDFYEAVCFAKERKLPMVFVVQDNRIAISTSTTQTNPIALGVLDRSEWIRVDGSDVEAVAEAGRVAVEQARSGQGPAFIWCDVERFSNHSSADDQRMYRAADELEAMHERDPISLFQSQLIADGILTEAEATAQEEKLREAIRAEYRRANGQTDPLGEECALHLTGSANPAPAADIQLDAPCRMLDAVNRTFHAAMDALPDVVFFGEDIADPKGGVFNLTKGLSTKDPERAVNSPLAESTIMGVAVGLASYGKRPCFEIQFVDFIYPGWNQLVSNMATLRWRSFGQWKCPLVIYAPCGGYLPGGALWHSQAGEASFARVPGIRVVVPSTPGDAAGLFWTALHGEDPTIILLPKHLMWAELPAPKSVEAIPLGQARLVRSGELLTLVTWGNCVELVEETLEAMNSNLDVELIDLRSIAPWDKKAVAASVRKTGRLLIVQEDNISASVGQMIVAEMCSDHTVLQCLKTPPVIVSKDDVHVGFNPIYEYAALPDQARITAALDRLLSTTLESSLQSKAGAMESIQTPIEDSMTAESNNAPSATKMITVPILGEGIRVARVVSILKEAGEAVKADDPLCEVETDKAVFPIECDEDGILGEWLIAEEDEVSVGQELVPLQMSGAAAVAVKAAPVVAAGGAVLKKTAGLSLEAVKSLQGIIPATIEMTCRWEAVRDARLRSKETSGGTLSTATMAAWAVVQAMHKHERFASIIRGEELIYDPDRFDLGMAVALPGDALETAVVKSANTMEWDVFTDVFNNSLRRTRHGEVDSKNRVSLSISSMGAYNVRSAIPIVVPPSVATIFIGAPYTLPDPKSKDGSMMEVASLVLTFDHRWINGVGAAAFLSEVRKGIERFDLV
- a CDS encoding BLUF domain-containing protein — encoded protein: MSASVFQLLYLSSAKPELTEESLLQILSESQQRNAAIDITGLLLHSDGNIIQVIEGEQTVVERLFAKIEKDTRHHQVIVLSRKLVTKRDFPEYKMGFKRATSQRLAEELPGFSDIVEKRQLPQATLDGLSRHVEIFLKTFARSTRLER